In Geobacter sp., a single window of DNA contains:
- a CDS encoding protein-glutamate O-methyltransferase CheR produces the protein MDAVIPDIPAEDLELIRQLLAERTGFLLDGYKDKCIKRRINIRIRATHSDSATAYYRLLARDGRELALLHKVLTIHVSHFFRNPSMFRKLQEEILPVLFAQAAETGKAGFTVWSVGCSSGEEPYSVALLLKEHFGVHSEHNLVRIIASDINQEILDTARKGVYGTERLVEVDQGLLNRYFKPINGKYELSPEIRGMVTFSRGDLFNSGDFPACDLIFCRNVLIYFERSRQERILEGFAASLAGGGFLVLGKSETLVGDSRKKFQTVCPVERIYRALC, from the coding sequence ATGGATGCTGTCATACCGGATATCCCCGCTGAGGATCTGGAGCTTATCCGGCAGCTCCTTGCAGAGCGAACAGGCTTCCTGCTGGACGGTTACAAGGACAAATGTATCAAACGGCGGATCAACATCCGCATCCGCGCGACCCATAGTGACAGTGCCACAGCGTATTACCGCCTGCTTGCGCGGGATGGGCGTGAACTGGCACTCCTCCATAAGGTTCTTACCATCCATGTGAGTCATTTTTTTCGCAACCCCTCCATGTTTCGCAAGCTGCAGGAGGAGATTCTCCCTGTTCTCTTCGCCCAGGCGGCTGAAACGGGTAAGGCGGGTTTTACCGTCTGGAGTGTGGGGTGCTCAAGCGGTGAAGAACCGTATTCCGTGGCCCTGCTGTTGAAAGAACATTTTGGCGTCCACTCTGAGCACAATCTGGTCAGGATCATTGCTTCGGACATCAATCAGGAGATCCTTGATACTGCCCGCAAGGGAGTGTACGGAACTGAGAGGCTTGTCGAAGTGGATCAGGGACTCCTGAATCGTTATTTCAAGCCGATAAATGGTAAATATGAATTGTCTCCCGAAATTCGGGGGATGGTAACCTTTTCCCGTGGCGACCTGTTCAACAGCGGGGACTTCCCCGCATGCGACCTTATTTTCTGCAGAAATGTCTTGATCTATTTCGAACGCAGCCGGCAGGAGCGGATACTTGAGGGATTTGCCGCATCGCTTGCCGGCGGAGGATTCCTGGTTCTGGG